A single genomic interval of Aureliella helgolandensis harbors:
- a CDS encoding PSD1 and planctomycete cytochrome C domain-containing protein, whose product MQHRAIERISIWFAIGCLALTPLGVWADEAAERDFTLKILPILTDKCLGCHGGDPDEIGGDFRVTDRESLLKGGESEEPAVVPGKPEEGTLLGAISWDTLEMPPKENDRLTAEQIAAVQKWISAGAPWPDASQQERYRQEAREQTHTDEGIIVTTSGGTSQQWSDRRYATEDLWAFLPVPATQEILPKNVAPTQAIDHFINQTLAEHDLQPSSQAPPLALVRRATLDLTGLLPTPEEVSAFETAWQQAPQAAWVELIDRLLESPRYGEHWGRHWLDVTRYADTGGMSNDFERSNMWRYRDYVIRAFNQDKPYNEFIIEQLAGDELADQSVRERSSGDEAVVRRTQLQGNYNEQEAEWLVASSFLRLGPWDNAMIEEAEARQIYLDDIVNITGQTFLATTMRCCKCHDHKFDPIPTRDYYRIYSAFSTTQLAERKAPFLECESQERFEEGRAHVQRMLDFAVSEKNALVEKREAAARQWFAEHDLPYKDENARKGLSDEEKPARHVGLTIAEQGQLKVREQDEWIWTRRLERFEPMVQSVYNSSASKLAWNGARKLRISPSKADQDENLVTNHILVGGALTALGDQVFPGVLSVVSIAADSPTDDPYRLTDAVNGRRLGLAKWIADPDNMLTTRSIVNRIWQYHFGTGIALNSNNFGVKGAKPSHPELLNFLAADFVENGWTIKRMHRRIMLSAAYQRSALPPDASQIAESDPDNRLLSFFPRRRMSAEEIRDSILQITGELQHTQGGLPVMPEINMEVALQPRMIQFSLAPAYQPSVTAEQRNRRTIYAYHVRGQADPFTELFNQPNPNESCELRESASVTPQVFTLLNSDMITDRSIAFALRLQTEHDELPAQVQRAFELALGRTATQAEQQQMLRYVRDMQDYHANVHPAQVKYSAKIRRSLVEEFSGEVFEYDEILPAFENYQADTKAGEVSAETRALADMCLLLWNTNEFMYVE is encoded by the coding sequence ATGCAACACCGTGCGATCGAACGAATATCCATCTGGTTCGCGATTGGTTGCTTAGCACTAACGCCCCTCGGCGTCTGGGCGGACGAAGCGGCCGAGCGCGATTTCACGCTCAAAATCCTGCCCATTTTGACCGACAAGTGCTTGGGGTGCCATGGTGGCGATCCCGATGAGATCGGCGGAGATTTCAGGGTGACTGACAGAGAATCCTTGCTCAAGGGTGGTGAATCGGAAGAACCCGCGGTGGTCCCTGGCAAACCGGAAGAAGGCACCTTACTCGGTGCAATTTCCTGGGACACTCTCGAGATGCCTCCCAAGGAAAACGACCGGCTTACGGCCGAGCAAATCGCTGCGGTCCAGAAATGGATCTCTGCAGGAGCTCCCTGGCCAGACGCCAGCCAACAAGAGCGGTACCGCCAAGAAGCGCGGGAACAAACGCACACCGACGAAGGAATCATCGTAACGACGAGCGGCGGCACGTCCCAGCAATGGAGCGATCGTCGCTATGCCACCGAAGATCTGTGGGCGTTCTTGCCAGTACCAGCGACCCAGGAAATCCTACCCAAGAACGTGGCGCCCACTCAGGCCATCGACCACTTTATCAATCAAACTTTGGCAGAGCACGACTTACAGCCGAGTTCGCAAGCCCCACCGCTAGCATTGGTACGAAGAGCAACTCTCGACTTGACCGGCTTGCTTCCCACTCCCGAAGAGGTTTCCGCGTTCGAAACGGCTTGGCAGCAAGCTCCCCAGGCAGCTTGGGTAGAACTCATTGACCGGTTGTTGGAAAGTCCACGTTACGGAGAGCATTGGGGACGGCACTGGTTGGACGTTACACGCTATGCCGATACCGGTGGAATGTCGAACGATTTTGAACGTTCCAATATGTGGCGTTATCGGGACTATGTCATTCGCGCCTTCAACCAAGACAAGCCGTACAACGAATTCATCATTGAACAATTGGCCGGTGATGAACTAGCGGATCAGTCGGTGCGTGAGCGAAGCAGCGGGGACGAAGCAGTAGTCCGAAGAACACAGCTCCAAGGAAACTACAACGAGCAGGAAGCGGAGTGGCTCGTCGCGTCAAGCTTCCTGCGATTGGGACCGTGGGACAATGCGATGATCGAGGAGGCCGAGGCACGTCAAATCTATCTCGATGATATCGTGAATATCACTGGGCAAACGTTTCTAGCGACCACCATGCGGTGTTGCAAGTGCCATGACCACAAGTTTGACCCCATCCCAACCCGCGACTACTACCGTATCTATTCGGCCTTTTCAACAACCCAGTTGGCTGAACGGAAAGCTCCCTTCCTAGAGTGCGAGAGTCAGGAAAGGTTCGAAGAGGGACGTGCACACGTCCAACGCATGCTCGATTTTGCCGTGTCGGAGAAGAATGCGTTGGTCGAGAAGCGAGAAGCCGCCGCCCGTCAGTGGTTTGCAGAGCACGATTTGCCCTACAAAGATGAAAACGCACGAAAGGGGCTCTCGGATGAAGAAAAACCAGCACGGCACGTGGGACTGACAATCGCCGAACAGGGGCAATTGAAGGTTCGCGAGCAGGATGAGTGGATCTGGACTCGTCGGCTTGAGCGTTTTGAACCGATGGTCCAAAGCGTCTACAACTCCTCCGCTTCGAAACTCGCTTGGAACGGTGCTCGCAAGTTGCGAATAAGCCCTTCCAAGGCCGATCAAGACGAGAACCTGGTGACCAACCATATCCTGGTGGGAGGTGCGTTGACCGCCTTGGGGGATCAAGTATTTCCGGGAGTACTAAGTGTTGTTTCGATAGCCGCCGATTCGCCCACGGACGATCCCTATCGGCTGACCGATGCCGTGAACGGACGCCGTTTGGGGCTGGCAAAGTGGATCGCGGATCCGGACAACATGTTGACCACGCGTTCCATCGTCAATCGGATCTGGCAATATCACTTTGGAACCGGCATTGCCTTGAACTCTAACAACTTTGGGGTCAAGGGAGCGAAGCCTTCGCACCCAGAGTTATTGAACTTCCTTGCTGCGGACTTTGTAGAGAACGGCTGGACGATCAAACGCATGCATCGCAGGATTATGCTGTCCGCCGCCTATCAACGCAGTGCATTGCCACCCGATGCGTCTCAAATTGCTGAAAGTGATCCCGACAATCGTCTCTTGTCCTTCTTTCCGCGTCGTCGCATGAGTGCAGAAGAAATTCGCGATTCCATTTTGCAAATCACTGGCGAATTGCAGCACACACAAGGCGGCTTGCCGGTAATGCCGGAAATCAACATGGAAGTCGCCTTGCAGCCACGCATGATTCAGTTCTCACTGGCTCCGGCCTATCAGCCATCGGTCACTGCCGAACAGCGCAATCGCCGCACGATCTACGCCTATCATGTCCGCGGCCAAGCCGATCCGTTTACCGAACTGTTCAACCAACCGAATCCCAATGAGTCCTGTGAATTGCGTGAGTCGGCATCGGTAACCCCTCAGGTCTTCACGCTCCTGAACAGCGACATGATCACAGACCGATCTATTGCATTTGCCTTGCGATTGCAGACGGAGCACGACGAGTTGCCAGCCCAGGTGCAACGTGCCTTTGAATTGGCACTGGGGCGCACGGCGACTCAAGCCGAACAACAGCAAATGCTCCGCTACGTCCGAGACATGCAAGATTATCATGCTAATGTTCATCCTGCTCAGGTTAAGTACTCAGCGAAGATTAGACGTTCGCTAGTCGAGGAGTTTTCAGGCGAAGTGTTTGAGTACGACGAAATCCTGCCTGCATTCGAGAACTATCAAGCGGATACGAAAGCAGGAGAGGTTTCAGCCGAGACTCGAGCATTGGCGGACATGTGCCTATTGTTGTGGAACACCAATGAATTCATGTATGTCGAGTAG
- a CDS encoding LamG-like jellyroll fold domain-containing protein: MTPQERSQLLDSLLEGDIAEADFLRIEAELSVDPEVRQEYYRLLRLDTSLARELSDQEAAPQWPVKWAEEHRAQADSATNPTRVRWVKPLLAMLTIAACSMALIHFTPWRATDPLQQALQPLPSSHQLAASGFGVLSGQTNAEWQSPEISDGSLVPAGIHHLRSGLIHLELFSGVQMVIEGEAIFSVDSPMQVSLIQGRARATVPEPAQGFVLKTNLGDVVDLGTEFTVDSGAEYSQVQVVDGEVELRREGVLMQKLLVGERVGISSDGQVLDQPAAAATELIGPKDFQQALALQQSAKFQVAMDSQSQLQQDSRLVAHYRISGKEDWSRQLDNTATARPLAASDGAIVATRRTADRWGRAAGALDFSPTGSRVRVNVPGEFRGLSMFCWVKINSLDRWYNSLFLTDGHEEQEPHWQIMNDGRMFFSVKRPLRSKGEQQESQQYIFYSEPFWNASLSGKWIMLCTTYDVDQRQVTHYLNGRSIGQEAIPADHVIDSIKIGPASLCNWSEPMYRTDPHFVVRNLNGSLDEFAIFEGVLSGEEIANLFHAGHPYSSSGN; this comes from the coding sequence ATGACCCCACAAGAACGGTCCCAGTTACTGGACAGCCTGTTGGAGGGCGATATCGCTGAAGCAGACTTTCTTCGTATTGAAGCGGAACTGAGCGTTGATCCGGAAGTGCGACAGGAATATTACCGTCTGCTACGTTTGGACACATCGTTAGCACGGGAATTATCCGACCAGGAAGCAGCACCACAGTGGCCGGTGAAATGGGCCGAAGAGCACCGGGCGCAAGCCGATTCTGCTACCAATCCAACAAGAGTACGGTGGGTGAAGCCACTCTTGGCAATGTTGACGATTGCCGCATGTTCCATGGCTTTGATCCATTTCACGCCATGGCGTGCGACAGACCCATTGCAACAAGCACTTCAACCATTGCCCTCCTCCCACCAGTTGGCGGCCAGCGGATTTGGTGTATTGAGTGGGCAGACGAACGCCGAGTGGCAGAGCCCTGAAATTAGCGATGGCAGCTTGGTCCCGGCGGGAATTCATCACTTGCGTTCGGGCTTGATTCATCTGGAGCTATTCAGCGGCGTACAAATGGTGATCGAGGGTGAAGCTATTTTCTCGGTGGATTCACCGATGCAAGTCAGTCTCATTCAAGGCAGAGCCAGAGCCACCGTCCCTGAGCCAGCCCAGGGGTTTGTTCTCAAGACCAATCTGGGAGACGTTGTAGACTTAGGAACCGAGTTCACCGTGGACAGCGGAGCAGAGTATTCACAGGTTCAAGTAGTCGACGGCGAGGTGGAACTGCGCCGCGAGGGGGTATTGATGCAGAAGTTGCTCGTGGGCGAGCGAGTCGGCATTTCCTCGGATGGACAAGTGCTCGACCAGCCCGCAGCGGCGGCCACCGAACTCATTGGCCCGAAGGACTTCCAGCAGGCGTTGGCGCTACAACAATCGGCGAAATTCCAAGTCGCCATGGACTCCCAATCGCAATTACAACAGGATTCGCGGTTGGTAGCACACTATCGCATCTCTGGAAAGGAGGACTGGTCGCGGCAGCTCGACAATACAGCAACCGCTCGACCATTGGCGGCCAGCGATGGTGCGATTGTGGCCACCCGACGCACCGCAGACCGTTGGGGGCGTGCTGCGGGTGCACTTGATTTTAGTCCTACCGGCAGTCGCGTGAGGGTCAACGTCCCCGGGGAATTTCGCGGCTTGTCGATGTTTTGTTGGGTGAAAATCAACAGTCTCGACCGGTGGTACAACTCGTTGTTTCTCACCGATGGCCACGAAGAACAAGAACCGCATTGGCAGATCATGAACGATGGCAGGATGTTCTTTTCGGTCAAGCGCCCCCTTCGATCAAAAGGCGAGCAACAGGAATCGCAGCAGTACATCTTTTACTCCGAGCCGTTTTGGAATGCTTCGCTCAGCGGAAAGTGGATCATGCTGTGCACCACCTACGACGTGGATCAACGCCAGGTCACCCACTACCTTAATGGTCGATCGATCGGCCAAGAGGCCATCCCCGCCGATCATGTCATCGATTCCATTAAGATCGGCCCCGCTTCACTGTGCAATTGGAGTGAGCCGATGTATCGCACTGATCCGCATTTTGTAGTTCGCAATCTGAATGGCAGTTTGGATGAATTCGCCATCTTCGAAGGTGTCTTATCGGGCGAGGAAATTGCAAACTTGTTCCACGCAGGACATCCCTACAGTAGTTCCGGCAACTAG
- a CDS encoding sigma-70 family RNA polymerase sigma factor translates to MDESSHNPSRELALVSLLTDCQAGLRMYVRTLMVGEQAVSDVIQHANMKIWEKRQDFELGTNFRAWAFAIARFEVLNYRKQQARDARLQFSDELEATLAAEIAELEEEELPHQEALRVCLKSLSAKHQELLLHRYASGGTLAEFAERAGRSVAGLKVTLHRLRQSLADCIDRRILRVGESE, encoded by the coding sequence ATGGATGAATCGTCTCATAATCCTTCGAGAGAATTAGCACTGGTGAGCTTGCTGACCGATTGTCAGGCAGGCCTGCGCATGTACGTACGCACCTTGATGGTTGGCGAACAGGCCGTGAGCGACGTAATCCAGCACGCCAATATGAAAATCTGGGAGAAACGTCAGGACTTCGAGCTGGGAACCAACTTCAGGGCCTGGGCATTCGCGATCGCACGTTTTGAGGTCCTCAATTATCGCAAACAGCAGGCCCGCGACGCGCGGCTGCAGTTTTCCGATGAGCTTGAGGCCACACTCGCAGCAGAGATTGCTGAGCTGGAAGAGGAAGAACTTCCGCACCAGGAGGCCCTCCGCGTTTGCTTGAAATCTCTCTCCGCCAAACACCAAGAATTGCTGCTGCACCGCTATGCCTCCGGTGGAACATTGGCCGAGTTCGCAGAGAGAGCTGGCCGATCGGTAGCTGGACTCAAAGTCACGTTGCATCGTCTGCGGCAATCCTTAGCTGATTGCATTGACCGCCGTATTCTGCGAGTTGGAGAATCAGAATGA
- a CDS encoding universal stress protein, producing the protein MHVLLASDGSPEAFDTARLLGRLPFDVKPLVTVVTALSTSQFEMLSSNAGTKLLEVERAAAEEQFAELSEILASATDRVDLVIARGHPRRLILKIAQEQQVDLIAMGARGHWAIHRAILGSTTDFIANHAKCSVLVVRSNAPQALKENPAAPLKVMLAYDGSPLSQEALRQVSQFNWGDSTQLHVRMLLERPTLLPDDVVYDELTMSEQGKLLDQLVEAAAFQCPSTHAVTETVHVGSALRSISEKHRNDLLFIGGTGKSAVVQLFLGSDSRYLLHHGECSIWIARPTEWSETSSKH; encoded by the coding sequence ATGCACGTACTTCTGGCTTCCGACGGCTCACCCGAAGCGTTCGATACAGCTCGACTTTTGGGCCGACTCCCCTTCGACGTCAAACCGCTGGTTACCGTGGTAACGGCGCTTTCCACCTCGCAATTTGAGATGTTGTCGAGCAATGCAGGTACAAAATTGCTGGAAGTCGAGAGGGCGGCAGCCGAAGAGCAGTTCGCGGAACTTAGTGAGATCCTCGCCTCGGCAACCGACCGCGTGGACCTCGTAATAGCCAGAGGACACCCAAGACGATTGATTCTCAAGATTGCCCAGGAACAGCAAGTTGACCTAATTGCCATGGGAGCACGTGGTCACTGGGCTATTCATCGCGCCATTTTGGGCAGCACCACAGACTTTATTGCCAACCATGCCAAATGTTCGGTCTTGGTTGTGCGTAGCAACGCTCCGCAGGCCCTGAAAGAGAATCCAGCTGCCCCGTTGAAGGTCATGCTCGCCTACGACGGATCCCCGCTGTCTCAGGAAGCGCTTAGGCAGGTTTCCCAGTTCAACTGGGGTGATTCAACGCAACTCCATGTGAGAATGCTGCTAGAACGTCCAACGCTACTCCCAGACGATGTAGTTTATGACGAATTGACCATGTCGGAACAAGGCAAACTGCTGGACCAGCTCGTGGAAGCGGCTGCCTTCCAATGCCCTTCAACCCATGCGGTGACGGAGACCGTGCATGTCGGCAGTGCGCTGCGCAGTATCTCAGAGAAGCATCGCAACGACCTGCTGTTTATTGGAGGGACTGGAAAGTCGGCCGTCGTTCAGTTGTTCCTAGGCAGCGACTCACGCTATCTTCTCCACCACGGAGAATGCTCCATATGGATTGCCAGGCCCACGGAGTGGAGCGAAACGTCGAGTAAGCACTAG
- a CDS encoding DUF1593 domain-containing protein — MKLCLLPVLISLLLLVGQGTCEERPRLAILTDIGGDPDDQQSLVRLLLFSNEFEIEAFVASASGTPGELKEKITRPDLILETIAAYEQVLPALQQHARRWPNGEALRAVVKSGNRRRGREHIGEGHDTDGALHLVQCIDSGSEVRPLNICIWGGQTDFAQAMSHVQRTRSQEEYGEFVRKFRVYDIADQDKIADWMRQQFPGMTYILSSAPKGRDSREATFRGMYLTGDETLTSLQWVEGNIRNTGPLGALYPTKTHTNPNPNGCLKEGDTPSWFFFLPQGGNDPRDPSVAGWGGQFERQSDGWYRDLARTADFDPRVSVSRWREEFQAEFAERASWCRSK, encoded by the coding sequence ATGAAATTGTGTTTGTTGCCTGTTCTCATATCGCTGTTACTGCTGGTTGGCCAAGGTACCTGTGAGGAGCGGCCGAGGTTGGCCATTCTCACCGACATTGGCGGTGACCCCGATGATCAACAGTCCTTGGTGCGTTTGCTGTTGTTTTCCAATGAATTCGAGATTGAAGCGTTCGTGGCCAGCGCGTCGGGGACTCCGGGAGAGCTCAAAGAAAAGATCACTCGACCCGATCTTATTTTGGAAACGATTGCAGCCTATGAGCAGGTTCTGCCAGCGCTGCAGCAGCATGCGCGCCGTTGGCCAAACGGTGAAGCACTGCGGGCTGTCGTAAAATCGGGGAACCGCCGTCGCGGCAGGGAGCACATTGGAGAAGGCCATGACACCGACGGTGCTCTGCATCTCGTCCAGTGCATCGATTCCGGCTCGGAGGTTCGCCCATTGAATATTTGCATCTGGGGTGGACAAACCGACTTTGCGCAAGCAATGTCGCACGTCCAACGAACGCGTAGCCAAGAAGAGTATGGGGAGTTCGTTCGGAAGTTTCGCGTCTATGATATCGCCGATCAGGACAAAATTGCCGATTGGATGCGGCAGCAATTTCCGGGAATGACTTACATCCTGTCGAGTGCACCCAAAGGCCGCGATTCTCGAGAAGCGACATTTCGGGGCATGTACCTGACCGGGGACGAAACCCTCACCAGCCTGCAATGGGTCGAAGGGAATATTCGCAACACGGGACCACTAGGGGCTTTGTATCCCACCAAGACGCATACAAACCCCAATCCCAATGGTTGCCTCAAGGAGGGAGATACCCCTTCCTGGTTCTTTTTCTTGCCTCAAGGTGGAAATGACCCCAGGGACCCGAGTGTTGCTGGATGGGGAGGACAATTCGAGCGACAGTCCGACGGTTGGTATCGCGATTTAGCGCGGACCGCTGATTTTGACCCAAGGGTTTCTGTCAGCCGCTGGAGAGAGGAGTTCCAAGCGGAGTTTGCCGAGCGGGCCAGTTGGTGTCGTAGCAAGTAG
- a CDS encoding ISNCY family transposase, which yields MVRKPYQKQQRFDCSPIAQVELNLESRDEIVPVLLGLQYLYTNAKLRTKVVQAVAADLNQDSRRDVGRPGIDDWHVVVLAAVRLGCNLDYDKLQDQVENHRRLRGIMGIGDWQDTDGFTFRRIRDTICLLKPETISKINQAIVTAGQSIAPDASSTVRADSFVIETNIHYPTESSLIYDGVRKFIPFCVELAQQLETTGWRQVGHLVKKIKSLKQQIGRIAASKSSRKKEALESRYRDLLQRVALLLERAKSLTNEAKSLGASTVTLSLITTIEHWTGLTEQVCDTARRRVLLGESVPNCDKLFSLFETHTQLYRRGKAGQPNQYGRLALVYEDGAGFISHYHLMARDVRDQDVVVEQTKLAQKKHAGEIHTASFDRGFYSAENESNLQQIIEDVCVLPRAPGEYVQRIKNESAKFHRTRLHHSGIEAAIGVLQRGNGLKRCRDRTELGFERYLGLAILGRNIHTLGKLLLSKQRPNASAAQSKRKAA from the coding sequence GTGGTTCGCAAGCCATATCAAAAACAGCAACGCTTCGATTGCAGCCCTATCGCACAAGTTGAACTCAACTTGGAATCTCGCGATGAAATCGTGCCCGTCTTGCTCGGGCTTCAATATCTTTATACCAATGCCAAGTTGAGAACGAAAGTCGTTCAGGCTGTCGCTGCGGATCTAAACCAAGACTCTCGACGGGATGTTGGAAGGCCAGGCATAGACGATTGGCATGTTGTTGTGCTTGCAGCAGTCAGACTTGGATGTAATCTTGATTACGACAAACTACAGGATCAAGTCGAGAATCATCGGCGTCTCCGCGGAATCATGGGAATCGGCGACTGGCAAGACACCGACGGTTTCACTTTCAGACGCATACGCGATACCATCTGTCTGCTCAAACCTGAGACGATTAGTAAGATCAACCAAGCTATCGTCACCGCTGGCCAGAGCATTGCTCCCGATGCCAGTTCCACAGTTCGGGCTGATTCATTTGTTATTGAAACTAACATTCACTATCCGACAGAGAGCAGTTTGATCTACGACGGTGTTCGCAAGTTCATTCCGTTCTGTGTTGAGTTGGCGCAACAGCTTGAGACCACAGGATGGAGACAAGTGGGGCATCTAGTCAAGAAGATCAAGAGCTTAAAGCAGCAGATAGGACGGATTGCTGCCAGCAAGAGCTCACGCAAAAAGGAAGCCTTGGAATCGCGTTATCGCGACCTGCTGCAACGCGTAGCACTTTTGCTCGAGCGAGCGAAATCACTGACTAATGAGGCGAAATCTCTCGGTGCGTCCACAGTAACTCTGTCGCTAATCACAACAATCGAACATTGGACAGGACTGACCGAGCAGGTTTGCGATACGGCGCGTCGGCGTGTCCTATTGGGTGAGTCAGTCCCCAATTGCGACAAGCTGTTCAGCTTGTTCGAAACACACACGCAGCTTTACCGTCGCGGCAAAGCCGGACAACCCAATCAATATGGTCGATTGGCTTTGGTTTACGAGGATGGTGCTGGTTTCATTAGTCACTATCACTTGATGGCTCGCGACGTGCGTGACCAGGATGTCGTGGTGGAACAAACGAAGTTGGCTCAGAAGAAGCACGCAGGCGAGATTCACACCGCGTCTTTTGACCGAGGTTTCTATTCAGCGGAAAATGAATCAAACCTGCAGCAGATAATCGAAGATGTATGCGTACTACCGCGGGCTCCTGGTGAATACGTACAGCGGATTAAGAACGAAAGTGCTAAATTTCACCGAACCCGACTACACCACTCAGGCATCGAGGCAGCGATCGGAGTGTTACAGCGGGGCAATGGTTTGAAGCGTTGTCGCGACCGGACTGAACTCGGCTTTGAACGCTATTTGGGATTAGCGATTCTAGGTCGCAATATACACACGCTTGGAAAGCTACTGCTTTCTAAACAACGCCCCAATGCATCGGCAGCGCAGAGCAAACGCAAAGCGGCTTAG
- a CDS encoding MIP/aquaporin family protein translates to MSQSKEPTLKQCFAAELLGTFILIFFGCGAVHTAILFSAQAGLWQVAIVWGVAVTLAVYAVGGISGAHINPAITICLAFWAGFDRKRVAPYIAAQLLGAIAAAAVLFVFFGPKLTIYEAEKGIVRGQPGSEITASCYGEFFPNPGGLTSGDTIYDPGAHAELRKTVPHYVAFVAEVIGTGILAFVVLAFTDARNRGAPAANQAAVFIGLTVALLISVIAPLTQACFNPARDFGPRLFTFFAGWGQIALPLGTDWGWLTVYIIAPTLGAVLGGGLYAKVFRTIYAELD, encoded by the coding sequence GTGAGCCAGTCCAAAGAGCCAACGCTTAAACAGTGCTTCGCAGCCGAATTGCTGGGAACGTTTATCTTGATCTTTTTTGGCTGCGGAGCGGTCCACACTGCAATTCTATTTTCGGCCCAAGCGGGCCTGTGGCAGGTGGCTATCGTCTGGGGCGTTGCAGTGACACTGGCGGTCTACGCCGTCGGCGGAATTAGTGGGGCTCATATCAACCCCGCTATTACCATCTGCCTCGCCTTCTGGGCAGGCTTTGACCGCAAACGCGTGGCTCCTTACATTGCTGCCCAATTGTTAGGCGCCATCGCTGCCGCGGCGGTGTTGTTCGTTTTCTTCGGGCCCAAGCTGACAATTTACGAAGCCGAAAAGGGAATCGTGCGAGGACAGCCAGGTAGTGAGATAACGGCAAGCTGCTACGGAGAATTCTTTCCTAACCCAGGAGGCTTGACCTCTGGTGACACCATCTATGATCCCGGAGCCCATGCAGAGCTCAGAAAGACCGTTCCCCACTACGTAGCCTTTGTGGCGGAAGTGATTGGCACGGGGATCCTAGCATTCGTGGTCTTGGCCTTCACCGACGCGCGCAATCGCGGGGCGCCGGCAGCCAATCAAGCGGCCGTATTCATCGGCCTGACGGTCGCGTTGCTGATATCCGTAATCGCTCCGTTGACTCAGGCCTGCTTTAATCCCGCTCGAGACTTCGGCCCCAGACTATTTACCTTCTTCGCTGGTTGGGGGCAGATCGCATTGCCGCTGGGTACTGACTGGGGCTGGTTGACCGTATACATCATCGCTCCCACGCTCGGCGCCGTCCTGGGAGGGGGCCTTTACGCCAAAGTCTTCCGCACAATCTACGCCGAGTTGGATTGA